A DNA window from Maribellus comscasis contains the following coding sequences:
- a CDS encoding GH92 family glycosyl hydrolase has product MQLRILLLTLFFSLYAVCANSGPVNKEKKPSDYVNPFLGTDFFGHTFPGASLPYAMVHLSPDTDTKGWTYCAGYVYSDNSIMGFSHTHWSGVGMVNGGDILLMPVVGDKLQITPGTKENPDSGYRSRYSHDNETASPGYYSVFLEDYKIKAELTTTQRTGFHRYTFPKADNAKIILDLGHQIGDMSSGEISKFKIADNNRIEGERSSGLGKVYFVAEFSKPFRYYGTFDASYITPESGGSIFPYKNAENGDKIGAFVSYKTEENEQILIRVGISYTSVEGARKNLQSEIADWNFDAVKGNAEKTWNKELSRIEIDGATDDQKEIFYTSLYHSFLAQYISQDVDGKYVGSDGKIHEAKGFDFYGSFSCWDTYRSQHPLLTLTAPEHVNDFIKSIVAKVENYQWLPAQHFLNVFGESMVGDHLIPVIVDAYTKGYRDYDVKKLYTAMRKKAMENPQDPVPGHAGRSGLDYYKELGYTPVDKVTESVPNTLELAYDDWCIAQLAKELGKKEDYEMFMRRAKNYTNVWDPESQFMRPKNADGTWLEALNGKEQEIVKAGKHSYYKYFDPLLVGRRPNRYYTESNAWQYIWSVQHDIKGLIDLFGNEKAFIKKLDTFFEMSPVITPPKYVGVVGTIGQYVHGNQPSHHVAYLYNYASQPWKTQQRVRQVCEELYRSGPGGLCGNEDMGSLSSWYVLSSMGFYAVTPGLPVYTVGSPLFGKATLDVGNGKSFTITAENNSETNKYIQSATLNGESFNRTWITQEEITNGGELVFKMGPEPNKKWGTGKNALPPSMTD; this is encoded by the coding sequence ATGCAGCTACGCATATTATTACTTACACTGTTTTTTTCGCTTTACGCTGTTTGTGCAAACTCAGGCCCGGTGAACAAAGAGAAAAAACCTTCTGATTATGTAAATCCATTTCTTGGAACAGATTTTTTCGGACATACGTTTCCGGGAGCATCTCTCCCCTATGCCATGGTTCATTTAAGCCCGGATACTGATACAAAAGGATGGACTTACTGTGCCGGCTATGTTTATTCTGATAACTCAATCATGGGATTTAGCCACACCCACTGGAGTGGAGTTGGCATGGTAAACGGTGGTGATATTTTACTGATGCCTGTTGTAGGAGATAAACTGCAAATTACTCCCGGAACAAAAGAAAATCCGGATTCCGGTTATCGTTCAAGATATAGTCATGACAATGAAACCGCCTCTCCCGGATATTACTCAGTATTTTTGGAAGATTACAAAATAAAAGCAGAACTAACAACAACCCAACGCACCGGTTTTCACAGATATACTTTTCCCAAGGCGGACAATGCCAAAATTATTCTTGATTTAGGCCACCAGATTGGAGATATGAGTTCGGGCGAAATCTCAAAATTTAAAATCGCAGATAATAATCGTATTGAAGGTGAAAGAAGCTCCGGGCTAGGCAAAGTTTATTTTGTGGCAGAATTTAGCAAACCTTTTCGCTACTACGGAACTTTTGATGCATCGTATATTACACCTGAATCGGGCGGAAGCATTTTTCCATACAAAAACGCTGAAAACGGTGATAAAATTGGGGCATTTGTTAGCTATAAAACAGAAGAAAACGAGCAGATTCTTATAAGAGTTGGCATTTCATACACCAGTGTGGAAGGTGCAAGAAAAAATCTGCAATCAGAAATAGCAGACTGGAATTTTGACGCGGTAAAAGGTAACGCAGAAAAAACATGGAACAAAGAACTTTCGAGAATTGAAATTGATGGAGCGACCGATGATCAAAAAGAAATTTTTTATACTTCGTTGTACCACTCATTTCTTGCACAGTACATTTCACAGGATGTTGATGGAAAATATGTTGGTTCGGACGGAAAAATTCATGAAGCCAAAGGATTTGATTTTTACGGTTCGTTTTCCTGTTGGGATACCTATCGATCGCAACATCCCCTGCTTACTTTAACGGCTCCTGAGCATGTAAATGATTTTATAAAATCGATTGTCGCCAAGGTTGAAAACTATCAGTGGTTACCTGCTCAACATTTTCTGAATGTTTTTGGCGAATCGATGGTTGGCGACCATTTGATTCCCGTAATTGTAGATGCCTATACAAAAGGGTATCGCGACTATGACGTAAAAAAGCTTTACACCGCAATGCGCAAAAAAGCAATGGAGAACCCGCAAGATCCGGTCCCAGGCCACGCAGGCCGTTCAGGTTTGGATTATTATAAAGAATTGGGCTATACTCCGGTTGACAAAGTTACCGAGTCGGTACCTAATACGCTTGAACTTGCTTATGACGATTGGTGCATTGCGCAGCTTGCCAAAGAACTGGGCAAGAAAGAAGATTACGAAATGTTTATGAGGAGAGCAAAGAACTATACCAATGTATGGGATCCGGAAAGCCAGTTTATGCGTCCTAAAAATGCCGACGGAACCTGGCTGGAAGCATTAAACGGGAAGGAACAGGAAATTGTTAAGGCGGGAAAACATTCCTATTACAAATATTTTGATCCGCTTTTGGTCGGACGGCGTCCTAACCGGTATTATACTGAATCAAATGCCTGGCAATACATTTGGTCTGTTCAACACGATATAAAAGGTTTGATTGATTTATTTGGCAATGAGAAAGCTTTTATAAAAAAACTGGATACTTTTTTTGAAATGAGTCCGGTTATTACTCCGCCTAAATATGTTGGTGTTGTTGGAACAATCGGGCAATACGTTCACGGAAACCAGCCTTCTCATCATGTAGCTTACTTATACAACTACGCAAGTCAACCCTGGAAAACACAACAGCGCGTGCGTCAGGTTTGCGAAGAACTTTACAGAAGCGGCCCGGGAGGTTTGTGTGGAAACGAAGACATGGGGTCGTTGTCATCATGGTATGTTTTGAGTTCGATGGGATTTTATGCAGTAACTCCCGGCCTGCCTGTTTACACCGTTGGGAGTCCTTTGTTTGGGAAAGCCACTTTAGATGTTGGCAATGGTAAAAGTTTTACAATCACAGCAGAAAATAATTCAGAAACAAATAAATATATACAATCAGCAACACTCAATGGAGAATCATTCAATCGCACATGGATTACACAGGAAGAGATTACAAATGGTGGTGAGCTTGTTTTTAAAATGGGTCCGGAGCCCAATAAAAAATGGGGAACCGGGAAAAATGCACTTCCTCCGTCGATGACAGACTAA
- a CDS encoding glycoside hydrolase family 2 protein: MKILNRFSKYLGFISVVSILFTSCDDVKKEETYRIENMNSGWTMQSDEMLGGVEDEIISESGFDDSSWHKANVPGTVLGSMASNGVIEDPYFGINMQKVDPEQFKVPWWFRTSFQIESEDIGKIISLRFNGINYRADLWINGKKVVGKDKFAGTYRMFSFDISDFVQKGENTMALKMWQHADGEYSIGFVDWNPLPRDRNLGIFREVFLEVNEGVKIRSPFVYSKVNKETLKDADLYVQTELVNSSEKSITGTLRVNYELGVVEKEITLEPGKNVNVKFEPQEFSQLAVKDVNLWWPNGMGAPNLYPLTVEFISDNKIIDKVEKKYGIREINSYLNKDKNRAFEVNGRFVLIKGGGWTDDVLLQDTPKSVEAQLRYVRHMNMNSIRCEGFWGKDETLYNLCDEYGILVMIGWNCHWEWEEYLLKPTHEKYGGATNDEDINLMEASWKDQMLWLRNHPSIYVWMLGSDKLPAPKLERKYIELFKEYDPSRTYVTSAGGAGTEDNKIVAEVPLVSDISGPTGMKMLGPYAYTPPVYWFTDSMLGGGYGFNTETCPGPSIPPLASLKKMLPEESLWPIDKKYWEYHTGRNQFKTLDRFRKAMDERYGKSNSVEEFAFKCQLSNYELMRPMFEAFVAHKPKSTGLVQWMLNSAWPELYWQLYDTYLQPNGSFYGVRKACNPIHAIYRYGFDDIYIANEDLNDANNLTVKIKVFDIESKEIFSDEWKGSVKTNISKFIYKLPEIENRTPVYFLDLRVFDENNIEVDNSIYWLSFKKDELDYEAAKKLEWPFFTPPKAYADYTSLNQLPNVELDYEYTFLKDNQFGMVNLKVKNPSDAIAFFVFFDVTDPETNKPVLPVYWDDNYITLLPGEEREYQAKYFLSDASDNKPELKVKAWNVDAIVLK; encoded by the coding sequence ATGAAAATATTAAATCGATTTAGCAAATATTTGGGATTTATATCAGTTGTCTCGATTTTATTTACCTCTTGTGATGATGTCAAAAAAGAAGAAACCTATCGCATAGAAAACATGAATTCCGGCTGGACGATGCAGTCTGACGAAATGCTTGGCGGTGTTGAAGATGAAATCATTTCAGAAAGTGGTTTTGACGACAGTTCCTGGCACAAAGCCAATGTTCCCGGAACTGTTTTGGGAAGTATGGCATCAAATGGTGTAATTGAGGATCCATATTTTGGAATTAACATGCAAAAAGTAGATCCTGAACAGTTTAAAGTTCCGTGGTGGTTTCGTACATCGTTCCAGATAGAATCAGAAGATATAGGTAAAATAATCAGTTTGCGGTTTAACGGAATTAACTACCGTGCTGATTTATGGATAAACGGAAAAAAAGTGGTGGGAAAGGACAAATTTGCCGGAACTTATCGCATGTTTAGTTTTGATATCAGCGATTTTGTACAGAAGGGTGAAAATACAATGGCGCTTAAAATGTGGCAACATGCCGACGGAGAGTATTCCATCGGATTTGTTGACTGGAACCCTTTACCCCGCGACCGGAATTTGGGCATTTTCAGAGAGGTTTTTCTGGAAGTGAATGAAGGAGTAAAAATCAGGAGTCCGTTTGTCTATTCGAAAGTAAACAAAGAAACACTTAAAGATGCTGATTTATATGTTCAAACGGAACTGGTAAACAGTTCTGAAAAATCGATAACCGGAACGCTGCGTGTTAATTATGAGTTGGGTGTAGTGGAAAAAGAAATTACCCTGGAACCTGGTAAAAACGTTAATGTCAAATTTGAGCCGCAGGAATTCAGCCAACTTGCTGTAAAAGATGTAAATCTTTGGTGGCCAAATGGTATGGGGGCTCCAAATTTATACCCGTTGACTGTGGAGTTTATATCAGACAATAAGATAATTGACAAGGTTGAAAAAAAATATGGGATAAGGGAAATCAACAGTTATCTGAACAAAGATAAAAACAGGGCCTTTGAAGTAAACGGAAGGTTTGTCCTTATTAAAGGTGGCGGATGGACGGATGACGTATTGCTGCAGGATACACCCAAATCGGTAGAAGCCCAGCTGAGATATGTTCGGCACATGAACATGAACAGTATCCGTTGTGAAGGTTTTTGGGGAAAGGATGAGACATTATATAACCTCTGTGATGAGTACGGTATTTTGGTAATGATAGGTTGGAATTGCCATTGGGAGTGGGAGGAGTATTTGTTAAAACCAACTCATGAAAAATATGGTGGTGCAACCAATGACGAAGATATCAATCTGATGGAAGCCAGTTGGAAAGACCAAATGTTGTGGCTGCGAAACCACCCAAGTATATATGTATGGATGCTCGGGAGCGATAAACTTCCTGCACCAAAACTGGAGCGAAAATACATCGAATTGTTTAAGGAATACGATCCTTCCAGGACATATGTAACTTCTGCCGGTGGAGCAGGAACTGAAGATAATAAGATAGTTGCAGAGGTTCCCCTTGTTAGCGATATAAGCGGACCAACCGGGATGAAAATGCTGGGGCCTTACGCATATACTCCACCGGTATACTGGTTTACCGACTCGATGCTCGGAGGTGGTTATGGTTTTAATACCGAAACCTGTCCCGGGCCAAGTATTCCACCTCTGGCTTCATTAAAAAAGATGCTGCCGGAAGAAAGCCTTTGGCCAATCGATAAAAAATACTGGGAGTATCATACCGGTAGAAACCAGTTCAAAACACTTGACAGGTTTCGCAAGGCGATGGACGAGCGGTACGGAAAATCAAACAGTGTTGAAGAATTTGCTTTTAAATGTCAGTTAAGCAACTATGAGCTGATGCGCCCGATGTTTGAAGCATTTGTGGCGCACAAACCCAAAAGCACAGGTCTTGTCCAGTGGATGCTAAACTCTGCCTGGCCCGAATTGTACTGGCAGCTTTATGATACTTACCTGCAACCCAATGGTTCTTTTTACGGGGTGCGTAAAGCTTGTAATCCAATCCACGCAATTTATCGCTATGGATTTGATGATATTTATATTGCCAACGAAGATTTAAATGATGCAAATAATCTGACCGTCAAAATCAAGGTGTTTGATATTGAATCAAAAGAAATTTTTAGCGACGAATGGAAAGGAAGTGTAAAAACAAACATCTCAAAGTTTATTTACAAATTACCTGAAATAGAGAATCGAACTCCGGTGTATTTTCTTGACTTGAGAGTGTTTGATGAAAACAATATTGAAGTGGACAACAGCATTTACTGGCTTTCTTTTAAAAAGGATGAACTGGATTATGAAGCGGCAAAAAAATTAGAGTGGCCATTTTTTACTCCTCCTAAAGCTTATGCCGATTATACGAGTCTGAACCAGCTTCCTAATGTTGAGTTGGATTATGAATACACCTTCCTGAAGGATAATCAGTTTGGGATGGTAAATTTAAAAGTAAAAAATCCGTCGGATGCGATTGCCTTTTTTGTATTCTTCGACGTAACTGACCCGGAAACCAACAAACCTGTTTTACCCGTTTACTGGGACGATAATTATATTACATTATTACCCGGAGAAGAGCGCGAATACCAGGCAAAGTATTTCCTTTCTGATGCAAGCGATAATAAGCCTGAACTAAAAGTAAAAGCATGGAATGTGGATGCAATAGTTTTAAAGTAG
- a CDS encoding MFS transporter, with product MKKKNLLVVLIMLVFFVISFLTNILGALNQKVSVSFTLTETLAGLLPFAFFIAYGVMSIPFGFFVEKYGEKRIMILAFIMAFAASLVFAVFPVFDVFIVSLFTIGAGMAALQVVINPLLRVSGGEANYAFYSVMGQLVFGLASFISPQMYSYFVVNIDEKNLNKPLIDLMSQLVPENMSWVSVYWAFAAIAILMGVIIFFVKFPKVELQEDEKVGSKDSFLELIKNKYVILYFLGIFMYVGSEQGISYWLSKFLNIYHNIDPDLAGADAVSYFWGLMTVGGILGLVLMKLFDSKQILRWFTILAIICLAAGLFGSVNIALWALPVSGFFLSVMYPTIVSLGLNSVAKHHGSFAGILMTGIAGGAIVQIVIGAISDFSSLRVGMMLIFLTLGYILSISFWAKPLVNNKTVSLKELFARKA from the coding sequence ATGAAGAAAAAAAATCTATTGGTCGTTCTGATAATGTTGGTGTTTTTTGTCATTTCATTTCTTACCAATATTTTAGGCGCGCTAAATCAAAAAGTGTCTGTGAGCTTTACGCTTACTGAAACGCTTGCCGGACTGCTGCCTTTTGCTTTTTTTATTGCCTATGGCGTAATGTCAATTCCCTTTGGTTTTTTTGTGGAAAAATATGGCGAAAAAAGAATAATGATTCTGGCCTTTATAATGGCCTTTGCAGCTTCGTTGGTGTTTGCTGTTTTTCCTGTTTTTGATGTGTTTATCGTTTCTTTATTCACTATCGGAGCCGGAATGGCTGCTTTGCAGGTCGTAATAAATCCGCTGTTGCGTGTCTCGGGAGGTGAAGCTAATTACGCCTTTTATTCCGTAATGGGGCAGTTGGTTTTCGGACTGGCTTCTTTTATCAGCCCGCAAATGTATTCCTATTTCGTTGTGAATATCGATGAGAAAAATTTGAATAAACCACTGATTGATTTGATGTCGCAACTTGTTCCGGAAAACATGTCCTGGGTTTCTGTTTACTGGGCTTTCGCAGCTATTGCCATTTTGATGGGGGTAATCATATTTTTTGTAAAATTTCCAAAAGTAGAATTACAGGAAGACGAAAAAGTTGGTTCAAAGGATAGTTTTCTGGAACTCATTAAAAACAAGTATGTAATTCTTTACTTTCTTGGTATATTTATGTACGTAGGCTCCGAACAGGGAATTTCATACTGGTTGTCGAAATTTTTGAATATATACCATAATATCGATCCTGATCTTGCAGGTGCCGATGCTGTCTCTTACTTCTGGGGACTAATGACAGTGGGCGGAATTTTAGGTTTGGTTCTCATGAAATTGTTCGACAGTAAACAAATTTTGCGCTGGTTTACCATTTTGGCTATTATTTGTTTGGCAGCAGGATTGTTTGGCAGTGTTAATATTGCCTTGTGGGCTCTGCCTGTTTCCGGATTTTTTCTCTCAGTAATGTATCCGACAATTGTTTCGCTGGGATTAAATTCTGTAGCTAAACATCATGGCTCATTTGCAGGTATCTTAATGACCGGAATTGCCGGAGGTGCTATTGTTCAGATTGTGATAGGTGCTATCAGCGACTTTTCTTCACTGCGTGTAGGAATGATGTTGATATTTTTAACACTGGGTTATATTTTAAGCATTAGTTTCTGGGCCAAACCACTCGTAAATAATAAAACCGTAAGCCTGAAAGAATTATTTGCCCGGAAAGCTTAG